DNA from Archaeoglobus veneficus SNP6:
AGAGCACGTTGAGTAAACGAGGGCTCCGCCGGATTTCAGACTCCTGATTGCTGAATCGATCAAATCACGCTGCAAACCGGAGCAGAAGAGTATGTCTTCCTCGCCTCTGCTCGTCTTTCTGCTCGGGTCTTTGTGGATTATGCCCTCCCCACTGCAGGGGGCGTCGAGCAGGATTTTATCCGGTTTAATCCCGATTTTGTGAAACTTCGCAGCGTTCATCTGCACGACAGCAGCATTCAGCACACCCATGCGGTGGATGTTGTCGATGAGGGGTTGGATTCTGTCTGGATTAGCTTCGATGGCCAGAAGCACACCCCTGTTACCCATTAGTTGCGCGAGAAAAGTCGTCTTCCCGCCAGGCGACGCGGCAAAGTCAACAACCACATCGCGTGATGAAGGGGAAAGGGCAAGCGGCGGAATACAGGAGGCTTTATCCATGACGTAGTAGTAGCCCATGAGATATTCAGGTGTGGCTCCTATCGAATACGGTTCTCCAACGACTTTATAGCAAAAAGGCACCTCTGTCTGCTCTACGACAAATTTTCGCTTCTCAAGCCTCCTGATGAGCTCTTTCTCTTCGATTTTCAGCGTGTTTACCCTGATGTACTTTGGTACCCCTTTTTCCATCGCTTCTATAAGCTCTACTGCCTCGTCGCCAAATATGCCAAACCATCTCCGGATTATGAACTCATCGTAGCCGTAGCACTCTGCAAGCTCTCTTGAGAGATGTGTGGAGGGAAAGTCGAGCACATCCATGCTTTACTTCTTCATTTCCCTGTCAAAGAATGGATTCTTACCTGTCGATGAGAGGGGAATTCCCATTACGACGTCTGCTTTGGCAATGCCAAGAGCCTTTGCGATAGTTCCGATGCGGTACATTATTCGGTTATCGACGTTTATCATGGATGCGAGCTTGACGGCTGAGCCTATTGCTATACCCAAGTCGAGCAGTTTGAACATGCAATTCGGGCCAGCAAAGTCCCTCCCCTGCCTTCTGCCAGCAGCCTGGAACTCCTCGCAGCTTGCATATCCGCATGCTCCGCAGTTCAGCTTTAATGGCTTGCCGCCATTGACACCGATGAGCAGGATGCCCGAAGCGACTTTTACACTTTCCCCATCTCTAATGAATCCTTTAATCCCGCTCTTATTACCGTGCTCTATCATGGCATTCGCAATTCTGTCCTTGTCCTCTCCATCAACGTAAATGATTTCGATGTCGTCCTCGCCCTTCGATTTTGGGGCGGTTCTTGCAGAAATTGACATCAAATAAGCCGCAACCTTTACAGCCTCTTTTCTGAAATCTTCTTCTCTTTCTATCATCCCCGCATAGTTACACTTCAAAAACTTAAACTTCACGTTTTAGATATTTAGTTGGGGGAGAGGTTGATGGATAGGGTGTGGAAATACGTATTGTTTGTTCTGTTGGTGGCCGGAGTGGCAATAGCGGGCTGCGCTCAGGAAGCGGTTAAAGAGCAGGTTGCTGGAGAGGATTTAACAGTTAAGAACATTTCTCCTGTTGAAGCCTTTGAACTCATACAGAAAAATAAAGGAAACCCTGATTTTGTCATACTGGACGTGCGGACTCCCGAAGAGTTCTCGCAGGGTCACATAGAAAATGCAATCAATGTAAACTACTATTCGAAGACTTTTGAGAACGAATTGAACAGGCTTGACAAAAATAAAACCTATCTCGTTTACTGCAGGACCGGA
Protein-coding regions in this window:
- a CDS encoding NOL1/NOP2/sun family putative RNA methylase, giving the protein MDVLDFPSTHLSRELAECYGYDEFIIRRWFGIFGDEAVELIEAMEKGVPKYIRVNTLKIEEKELIRRLEKRKFVVEQTEVPFCYKVVGEPYSIGATPEYLMGYYYVMDKASCIPPLALSPSSRDVVVDFAASPGGKTTFLAQLMGNRGVLLAIEANPDRIQPLIDNIHRMGVLNAAVVQMNAAKFHKIGIKPDKILLDAPCSGEGIIHKDPSRKTSRGEEDILFCSGLQRDLIDSAIRSLKSGGALVYSTCSLTPEENEMVIQWALDNHPVRLEKIEWGDPALTKVGDIRFSNEMKKARRFYPHRHECSGFFVAKLVKE
- a CDS encoding rhodanese-like domain-containing protein, which encodes MDRVWKYVLFVLLVAGVAIAGCAQEAVKEQVAGEDLTVKNISPVEAFELIQKNKGNPDFVILDVRTPEEFSQGHIENAINVNYYSKTFENELNRLDKNKTYLVYCRTGHRSGLAVEVMKELGFKKVYNMMGGIAEWEAKGLPVVR
- a CDS encoding ferredoxin domain-containing protein encodes the protein MIEREEDFRKEAVKVAAYLMSISARTAPKSKGEDDIEIIYVDGEDKDRIANAMIEHGNKSGIKGFIRDGESVKVASGILLIGVNGGKPLKLNCGACGYASCEEFQAAGRRQGRDFAGPNCMFKLLDLGIAIGSAVKLASMINVDNRIMYRIGTIAKALGIAKADVVMGIPLSSTGKNPFFDREMKK